Proteins encoded in a region of the Magallana gigas chromosome 8, xbMagGiga1.1, whole genome shotgun sequence genome:
- the LOC109619775 gene encoding E3 ubiquitin-protein ligase TRIM71, with the protein MDPEYSLQDVVRCHLCETPVPPLHCVICNLHLCKDCEGKHLSDKSKQHNVVPFKYRGSFPKCQKHSTKRCDHYCEQCNIPICELCVSSKEHQTHYVVDFFESLKNKTQFLKKDFQDFEKLIHPKYQEILSSISEQKADLRENSQKLTTAINKHGEDLHREIDTIIQKLKSYLDEIDSKHLAVLNKQEDEITRTISEITQTIADVKKLLDSNDVSGVSAYKSRSDEFRRLPPKLTVALPSFTPQINKKQLYQQFGSLSASSIKTEEHGYTMDSPPDRPLIDVRRIITQINTECVRLFSVSCVGEELWTCSFYDNKMRLYNQQGELMKSVQTESGNDPCDIAVTRGGDLVYTDYKDRTVNIVKNTQIQTQIQTVIRLRGWRPRGVCSTSSGDLLVVMVSDDNKHTKVVCYSGSTEKQSIQYDDKGRPLYSFVGYKYISENRNLDICLSDCDARAVVVVNQAGKLRFTYTGPPSTTKGLFIPYGITTDSQGQILTADCYNYCIHILDQDGQFLRYIDNCGLKNPWGLCVDTRDNLFVAEHITGTVKKIQYNM; encoded by the coding sequence ATGGACCCTGAGTACAGCCTCCAGGATGTGgtacggtgtcatctctgtgagaccccggtcCCCCCTCTACACTGTGTCATTTGTAACCTACATCTGTGTAAAGACTGTGAGGGGAAACATCTCTCTGATAAATCCAAACAACACAATGTTGTGCCATTCAAATATCGGGGATCTTTTCCTAAATGTCAAAAACATTCCACCAAAAGATGTGACCATTACTGTGAACAATGCAACATTCCTATTTGTGAACTCTGTGTTTCCTCAAAGGAACACCAAACTCATTATGTTGTGgacttttttgaaagtttaaaaaacaaaacacaattctTAAAGAAAGATTttcaagattttgaaaaattaattcatcctaaatatcaagagattttatctAGCATTTCAGAGCAAAAGGCTGATCTGAGAGAAAACTCCCAGAAATTGACAACAGCAATCAACAAACATGGAGAggacttgcacagagaaatagacaccattaTACAGAAACTGAAATCTTATCTTGATGAAATAGACTCCAAACACCTGGCTGTTCTAaacaaacaggaagatgaaatcacacgcaccatttctgaaatcacacagaccatTGCTGATGTGAAGAAgttactggactccaatgatgtcagcggTGTCTCTGCCTATAAATCCAGGAgtgatgaattcagaagattgcctcctaaactcacagtggccttaccaagttttacccctcagATCAACAAAaaacagctttatcaacagtttggttctctgtcagcgtcatctatcaaaacagaagaacatggctacacaatGGATTCTCCCCCggacagaccgctcattgatgtacgacggatcatcacacagataaacactGAGTGTGTAAGATTATTCAGTGTGTCCTGTGTGGGTGAAGAACTGTGGACGTGTAGCTTTTATGACAACAAGATGAGACTCTACAACCAGCAGGGGGAACTAatgaagtcagtccaaaccgAGTCAGGGAATGATCCATgtgacatagcagtgacaaggggtggggatctagtttatactgattacaaagatagaactgtgaacatagtgaagaatacacagatacagacacagatacagacagtgatcagattACGGGGGTGGAGACCTCGCGGTGTCTGTAGTActtcctctggtgacctcctggttgtcatggtcagtgatgataataaacatacaaaagttgtgtgttactctggctccacagagaaacaaagtattcagtacgatgACAAAGGACGACCTCTCTATTCATTTGTTGGatataaatacatcagtgagaacaggaacctagatatctgtttGTCAGACTGTGAcgcccgtgcagtagtggtggtcaatcaggccgggaaactccggtttacctacactggtcctccgtCCACTACCAAAGGATTATTTATACCatacggcatcacaacagacagccagggtcagATCCTGACCGCAGACTGTTACAACTactgtatccacatcctggaccaggacggacagttcctccgttACATTGACAACTGTGGTTTAAAGAATCCATGGGGtctatgtgtggacaccagagacaacctctttgtggctgaacACATCACAGGtacagtgaagaaaatacaatataacatgtaa